The Hippocampus zosterae strain Florida chromosome 20, ASM2543408v3, whole genome shotgun sequence genome contains a region encoding:
- the klf6a gene encoding Krueppel-like factor 6a: MDVLPMCSIFQELQIVHDTGYFSALPSLEEYWQQTCLELERYLQSEPYVSTPDLKFDGPEDLWSKLILACGDKAKAESDPKLPLAPPEEDNHDSQIFDTNSVNSDASSEASDSSEELSPTHSFSSNPLGSALVGSGPFSPSVISTPPSSPEAISEPGSVVNGWVGMHGDLHLPAKIRSGGLAKTSEKTGLTCGDVSPDGRRRIHRCQFNGCRKVYTKSSHLKAHQRTHTGEKPYRCSWEGCEWRFARSDELTRHFRKHTGAKPFKCSHCDRCFSRSDHLALHMKRHI, encoded by the exons ATGGATGTTCTACCCATGTGCAGCATCTTTCAAGAACTTCAAATAGTTCACGACACGGGCTATTTCTCCGCCTTACCGTCACTGGAGGAGTACTGGCAGCAG ACATGTTTGGAACTGGAGCGCTACCTTCAGAGCGAGCCGTACGTCTCCACTCCTGATCTGAAGTTTGACGGCCCGGAGGATCTCTGGAGCAAGTTGATCTTGGCCTGTGGGGATAAGGCCAAAGCTGAGTCCGACCCCAAGCTGCCCCTTGCGCCCCCGGAGGAGGACAATCACGACAGCCAAATTTTTGACACCAACAGTGTGAATTCGGATGCCAGCAGCGAAGCGTCAGACAGTTCCGAGGAGCTCTCGCCCACGCACAGCTTTAGCTCCAACCCACTCGGCTCTGCCTTGGTAGGCTCTGGACCTTTTAGCCCGTCCGTGATCAGCACTCCGCCATCATCGCCGGAGGCCATCTCCGAGCCCGGCAGTGTCGTGAACGGCTGGGTCGGCATGCACGGCGACTTGCACTTGCCGGCCAAAATCAGGAGCGGCGGCTTGGCAAAGACTTCGGAAAAGACGGGACTCACCTGCGGGGATGTTTCTCCGGACGGCAGGAGGAGAATACACCGGTGTCAGTTCAACGGATGTCGCAAGGTTTACACAAAGAGCTCCCACCTAAAAGCACACCAGCGCACTCATACAG GTGAGAAGCCGTACAGGTGTTCATGGGAGGGCTGCGAGTGGCGTTTTGCACGAAGCGACGAGTTGACCAGACACTTCAGGAAGCACACCGGGGCAAAGCCATTCAAATGCAGTCACTGTGACAG ATGTTTCTCCAGGTCTGACCATCTGGCTCTTCACATGAAGAGGCACATTTGA